In Corynebacterium aquilae DSM 44791, the genomic stretch AAGTGGGCGCTAGCAAAGGTAGCGGTGAAGAAGATCCAGGGCCAGGGGGTGAGGTAGAGCTCGTGGTGGAATTCTTCAGCCCAGCGCCCGCCGGCTTGGGAGACCACCCACGCCGCCCCGAGTCCTATGGTGGCGCTGATGAGTTGTCCGCAGACGATGACGATGCAGGTGGTGGTGGGGCCGAGTTTTTTCGCCGCCGGGTAGAGCAGCACAAAGATCCATAGGGCGCTGAAGATGCTGCCGATGATGGTGGCGTCGGTGAGTCCCGCGGTGAGAAGTTGCCACCAGTCAGGGGTGAGGGTGGCGGCGAAGTCGAAGGGGAGGAACCTGGCGGCCACGATGACGATGAGGGACAGGACTGCGATCAGCATGGGGTGGGGTTGTCTTCCGCGCTGGTGTGGTGGGTGCGCTGTGGGGGGCGCGTGGTGTGGTCTATGGAAAAACTGTATCGCTTAAAGCCCGGTGGGTGGGGCACTGTTGGGTTGTGGGGTGGGGTGTGTGGGCATGTTTTAAGGCCCTTTGGTGCCAGCGGTGCTGCGCCAAAGGGCCTTAAATGTGGGGTTGGTGCCTCAAGGGCTGCGCGGGGTTTAGCGCAGGGAGAGGAACATTTTTTCGAGTTTTTTGCTGTCGACGGATTCGCCGGTGGGATCATGCCGGAAGCATTCCTTCATCCCGTGGGTGATGATGGTGAATCCGGCCCGGTCCACGGCGCTGGAGACAGCGGCGATTTGGGTGACGATGTCTTCGCAGGGTCGGCCTTCTTCAATCATGCGGATGACGGCTGCGAGTTGTCCGTTGGCGCGTTTGAGTCGGGTGAGTGCCGGCTTGACGGTTTCTGGATCGATTTCCATCGAGGGTGTCTTCCCCTTTCGAATCCTTTTTGTGCGCGGCCAGCCACATCATCTTCGGCCGGCCGGTGAGACTTAAAGGTTATCTGAATGCGGGCGCGGGCTGTACTTGGGTTACCCGCGCCGCCGTTTTGCAGGCGGTGGTGACTTCGGCATCCGCGCGGCGGGTGTTTAGGCGCTGCGCTGGCGTTTTGCATCCATTGCGGCCCAGGTTTTGTAGCCGCCGGCCAGGTTTTTGGCGCCGATGCCGTACCCGGCGAGCAGGCACACGGCGCTGTGACCGCGTACGCCGACGGCGCAGTGCACGATGAGATCTTTGCCGCCGGCGAGTTCGCGGATGGCTTCGATGTTGTCGCGCAGGGCGTCGAGTTCGATGTTGGTGGCGCCGGGGATGTTGCCGGCGGCGTATTCGCCGGGGGTGCGCACATCGAGGATTTTGTGCCCGTCGGCGACCATGGTGTCCATGGTGAAAATGTCGACGGTGTCGGATACCCCGGCGAGCATGTTGTCGGCCACGAATCCGAGCATGGTGACGGGGTCTTTGGCGAGCCCGAATTGGGGCGCGTAGGCCAGGTCGATGCCGGCCAGGTCGGTGACTTTGAGCCCGCCGGCGATGGCGGTGGCGAGCACGTCGATGCGCTTGTCCACGCCCTCGCGGCCGACGGCCTGGGCGCCGAGGATGCGGTAGGTGTCGGCGTCGAAGACGAGTTTGAGCGACATTTGGGTCGCCCCCGGGTAGTAGGTGGCGTGGTTGAAGGGGTGGGTGTGGATGGTGCGGTAGTTCACGCCGCGGGCTTTGGCGGTGCGCTCATTCCACCCGGTGCAGGCGGCGACCAGCCCGCCGACGCCGACGATGGCGGTGCCGAGCACCCCGATGCGGCCGCGGCTGTCGGCGTCCCCGGCGCGGCCGGCCAGTTCGGTGGCGGGTGCCAGGCCGGCGATGATGTCGGCGACGGTGCGGCCGTCGCGGTTGGCGCTGTTGGCGAGCGGCACGTGGACGCTGGCGTTGTCGAGGCGGTCGCGTTTGGCGACGGCGTCGCCGACGGCGTACACGTCGGCCAGGTTGGTGCGGTGCTGCTCATCAACGAGGATGCCGCCGCGCTGGTCGAGTTCGATACCGGCGTTTTTCGCCAGCTCCGTGTCGGCACGCACGCCGACCGCGGCGACCACCAGGTCGGCGGGCAGCTCCTCGCCGTTGTCGAGTTGCACGTGGGTGTCGGTAATTCCCGTGGCCATCTGGCCGGTGCGCACCGCCACGCCCATCTCCACCAGGTGGTTGTCGACCATGGCCGCCATTTCCTCATCCAGCGGGGCAAGGATCTGCGGGGCTGCTTCCACCAGGGTGACCGCGATGCCGCGGGCGTGCAGGTTTTCGGCCAGTTCCAATCCGATGAACCCACCACCCATGATCACCGCGGTTTTCGGCTTGTCATCCAGCACGCCCACCAGCTGGTCCACGTCGTCGATGTTGCGCAAGGACTTCGCCCGCTCAATGCCGGGGATCGGCGGCAGGAAAGGCTTCGCCCCCGGGGCAAGCAGCAAGGCGTCATAGGCGATGGTTTCTTCACCA encodes the following:
- a CDS encoding metal-sensitive transcriptional regulator; its protein translation is MEIDPETVKPALTRLKRANGQLAAVIRMIEEGRPCEDIVTQIAAVSSAVDRAGFTIITHGMKECFRHDPTGESVDSKKLEKMFLSLR
- a CDS encoding FAD-dependent oxidoreductase, which produces MDSNTTRIVIVGGVAGGMSAATRLRRLMEDAEIIVVEKGQYVSFANCGLPYYAGGVIADRGALLLQTPESLKARFNLDVRVGTEATAIDADAKTLTVSTAHGEETIAYDALLLAPGAKPFLPPIPGIERAKSLRNIDDVDQLVGVLDDKPKTAVIMGGGFIGLELAENLHARGIAVTLVEAAPQILAPLDEEMAAMVDNHLVEMGVAVRTGQMATGITDTHVQLDNGEELPADLVVAAVGVRADTELAKNAGIELDQRGGILVDEQHRTNLADVYAVGDAVAKRDRLDNASVHVPLANSANRDGRTVADIIAGLAPATELAGRAGDADSRGRIGVLGTAIVGVGGLVAACTGWNERTAKARGVNYRTIHTHPFNHATYYPGATQMSLKLVFDADTYRILGAQAVGREGVDKRIDVLATAIAGGLKVTDLAGIDLAYAPQFGLAKDPVTMLGFVADNMLAGVSDTVDIFTMDTMVADGHKILDVRTPGEYAAGNIPGATNIELDALRDNIEAIRELAGGKDLIVHCAVGVRGHSAVCLLAGYGIGAKNLAGGYKTWAAMDAKRQRSA